A region of Clostridium acetobutylicum ATCC 824 DNA encodes the following proteins:
- a CDS encoding CDP-alcohol phosphatidyltransferase family protein, which yields MFIGIYNRSVIVTYMGIASAMVGMYLADKHDIRYAILCLVIAGVCDLFDGKIARMCKRTEDEKLFGIQLDSLADVICFSALPISIFYGLGLNKWYHVVIYTAFTLAAITRLGFFNIKVMDSNRDKPVDYYSGLPVTCSAMIFPLFWLLSFCLDRHIFLLIYTIIIAVVAFLFVANIKIKKPKGIAYGVFVVLAVLMSLGIIFIGV from the coding sequence ATGTTCATAGGAATATATAACAGATCAGTAATCGTAACATATATGGGAATAGCATCAGCAATGGTAGGTATGTACTTAGCTGATAAGCACGATATTAGATATGCAATACTATGTTTAGTTATAGCAGGAGTATGTGACCTTTTTGATGGAAAGATTGCTAGAATGTGCAAGAGAACAGAAGATGAAAAGTTGTTCGGAATACAGCTTGATTCTCTAGCAGACGTTATATGCTTTTCAGCTCTGCCAATTTCAATATTTTATGGTCTAGGATTAAATAAGTGGTATCATGTAGTAATTTATACTGCATTTACTTTAGCTGCGATTACACGTTTAGGTTTCTTTAATATAAAAGTTATGGATTCAAATAGAGATAAACCAGTTGATTATTATAGTGGATTACCTGTAACCTGTTCGGCAATGATCTTTCCGTTGTTTTGGCTTCTATCCTTTTGTCTAGATAGACATATTTTTTTACTTATATATACAATTATTATTGCAGTAGTTGCATTTCTATTTGTAGCTAATATTAAAATAAAAAAGCCTAAGGGAATTGCATATGGTGTATTTGTTGTTTTAGCAGTGCTTATGTCACTTGGAATAATATTCATAGGTGTATAA
- a CDS encoding phosphatidylserine decarboxylase, giving the protein MSITIFNRDLKEIYYEKQYKNGQLKFLYNTILGRMLLKLFISTRLFSKINAIFNNNKGSIKKIEPFINEYKIDMSEYEKKEYTSFDDFFTRKILEGKRSFSKEKSHLISPADSKLMVYEIDDDLKMNIKNSIYTVGELLNDEKLSREYKNGTCLIFRLTVDDYHRYCFIDDGSLKYRKVINGRLHTVGPISSKRYKVYSENNREYSVLKTRNFGKVIQIEVGALLVGKIKNHSIKVFKKGDEKGYFCFGGSTIVLLFKEKVIKMDEDILEYSKAGIETKIKMGEKIGETND; this is encoded by the coding sequence ATGAGTATAACAATATTTAATAGAGATTTAAAAGAAATCTATTATGAAAAGCAATATAAAAATGGACAACTTAAATTTTTATACAATACTATTTTAGGACGAATGCTTTTAAAATTATTTATTTCAACAAGATTGTTTTCAAAAATAAATGCTATTTTTAATAATAATAAGGGCTCAATTAAAAAAATTGAACCCTTTATTAATGAATATAAAATTGATATGAGTGAATATGAAAAAAAAGAATATACCTCTTTTGATGATTTTTTTACAAGAAAAATTCTTGAGGGTAAAAGAAGTTTTTCTAAAGAAAAAAGTCACTTGATATCACCAGCAGACTCTAAACTTATGGTATATGAAATAGATGATGATTTAAAAATGAATATTAAAAATAGTATATATACTGTAGGAGAGTTGTTAAATGACGAAAAGCTTTCAAGAGAATATAAGAATGGAACTTGCCTAATATTTAGGTTAACAGTGGACGATTACCACAGATACTGTTTTATAGATGATGGAAGTTTAAAGTATAGAAAAGTTATAAATGGAAGATTGCATACTGTAGGACCTATATCATCTAAAAGATATAAGGTTTATAGTGAAAATAATAGAGAATATTCAGTCTTGAAAACAAGAAACTTTGGTAAAGTAATTCAAATTGAGGTTGGTGCTCTTTTGGTTGGAAAAATAAAAAATCATTCAATTAAAGTCTTTAAAAAAGGTGATGAGAAAGGTTATTTTTGTTTTGGGGGATCAACAATAGTGCTGCTTTTTAAAGAAAAGGTTATTAAAATGGACGAGGATATTTTGGAGTATTCTAAAGCAGGAATTGAAACAAAGATAAAAATGGGAGAAAAGATAGGAGAAACAAATGATTAA
- a CDS encoding UbiA family prenyltransferase, translated as MIKRLNVYLKEMYPLLPRLILSLTLFFEIYMITLLSNHISSFRIGIQEFVGVFTVFGFWLALRIADELKDYETDKINFPKRPLPSGRVTKRDLWILLTIDYALMIFLNLVFMNNVLFFIVLLIYGVLMSLWFFAKKYIQPNLVLALITHNPVELILDYYIISFACIKYKLPVFTGTTLLICVTLYFPALAWEVSRKIKAPDDENQYVTYSKLFGYKKATMFVMLVIFCEMITTNILAYRLSIIMVIILTVRYFWLVYNCIEFIKSPKKFKLGKRVEVYLYITALLVLIMEILNLFVM; from the coding sequence ATGATTAAAAGGTTAAATGTTTATTTAAAAGAAATGTATCCACTACTGCCGAGATTGATTTTAAGTTTAACTTTGTTTTTTGAAATATATATGATTACATTGTTAAGTAATCATATTTCATCTTTTAGAATTGGCATTCAAGAATTTGTTGGTGTATTTACAGTGTTTGGCTTTTGGTTAGCTTTAAGAATAGCAGATGAATTAAAGGATTATGAAACAGATAAAATTAATTTTCCCAAAAGACCGTTGCCATCTGGAAGAGTTACCAAAAGAGATTTGTGGATTTTACTTACAATAGATTATGCTTTAATGATATTTTTGAATTTGGTATTTATGAATAATGTGTTATTTTTTATAGTGCTGCTTATCTATGGAGTTTTAATGTCACTATGGTTTTTTGCTAAAAAATATATCCAACCTAATTTGGTGCTGGCGCTTATTACTCATAATCCAGTTGAATTAATTTTAGATTACTATATAATCTCATTTGCCTGCATTAAATATAAGCTACCTGTGTTTACAGGAACTACACTTTTAATATGCGTAACCTTATACTTTCCTGCATTAGCCTGGGAGGTTAGTAGAAAAATAAAGGCTCCAGATGATGAAAATCAATATGTGACCTATTCAAAATTATTTGGATATAAAAAAGCAACCATGTTTGTAATGCTTGTAATATTTTGCGAAATGATAACTACAAATATATTAGCTTATAGACTTTCAATTATAATGGTTATTATTTTAACAGTAAGATATTTTTGGCTTGTTTACAATTGTATAGAGTTTATAAAAAGCCCTAAAAAGTTTAAGCTTGGAAAAAGAGTAGAGGTGTACTTATATATTACTGCACTTTTAGTTTTGATAATGGAAATCTTAAATCTTTTCGTTATGTGA
- a CDS encoding phosphoenolpyruvate synthase — protein sequence MNKYIMDSGDEEILKEGSKAYNLAKMKNSSINVPDFFCITHECMEYHLKDSADLIEKIIKNVDFKDGKSIEAVSQSIKEIFRIVELDEKIKEEIDIYLEKNFKEVSLFSVRSSSLVEDSKEFSFAGQFDTYLNVSREDLFQNIVKCWSSLYSQNVLKYNYHKSISFSSLKMSVIIQEMIDADLSGVVFTANPQGILNEMVLVCGKGTGNQVVEDKVETTTYYYNITDNLYYYENQLKSPILKESIFESIIKVSDKLTSIFEKYIDIEFSIKHDKLYILQVRPITTLGDKDVTILDNSNIVESYPNITLPLTDSFVSEAYYRVFKALAMRCFPKRALVEKYDTVLREMVHSANGRMYYKISNWYTVLKFLPFRKKIIPIWQEMMGVNNKEHEKKGNDITFLQKIKIYLNAIHEAFNVTKEMDRLNLNFLQVKRYFNEEYKEDLSNEELVDLYDSVAKILLKNWDITLLNDIYAFVFTGLLKAELEKLKLKNLEFETNKYISGISNIESLKPIKSLIELSIYVSSDDKLIGELSELNSNDMVCKYLKNTSSDFVEKFEGYIDAYGDRALEELKLESKTFRTSPILLVDKILEYTRDKDRLEDRYQTLCNKSESFISKEMFDKCGFVDKKLIKLFSSKALIGIKNRESSRLNRSRVYGMVRSIFLAIGNNLFKDRKIDHIEDIFYLYTDEVFEYIKGKEYDFKKLVEYRKKEYKMYEELPAYSRLIFSEEIFNKNHLNINSTPIREDKSGIGGIPCSNGVVEGEIIVIENPKMSRDVKDKIIVTKMTDPGWVFLLTLAKGIITEKGSLLSHTAIISRELNIPAIVGVNKVTSIFKSGDMIRMDGSTGKIERVSDEACTK from the coding sequence ATGAATAAATATATCATGGATAGTGGAGATGAAGAAATCTTAAAAGAGGGTTCTAAGGCATATAATTTAGCCAAAATGAAAAATAGTAGCATAAATGTGCCTGACTTTTTTTGTATAACACATGAATGCATGGAGTATCATTTAAAAGATAGTGCAGATTTAATAGAGAAAATTATTAAAAATGTAGACTTTAAGGATGGGAAGTCAATAGAAGCTGTAAGCCAAAGCATAAAAGAAATTTTTAGGATTGTAGAATTAGATGAAAAAATAAAAGAAGAAATAGATATATACTTAGAGAAGAATTTCAAGGAAGTAAGTTTATTTTCAGTGAGATCATCCTCATTGGTAGAAGATTCAAAAGAATTTTCCTTTGCAGGGCAATTTGATACCTACCTTAATGTATCAAGAGAAGATTTATTTCAAAACATTGTTAAGTGTTGGAGTTCTTTGTATTCTCAAAATGTTTTGAAATATAATTATCATAAAAGCATTTCTTTTTCTTCTTTAAAAATGAGTGTAATAATTCAAGAAATGATAGATGCAGATTTATCTGGTGTAGTATTTACAGCTAATCCACAAGGTATTTTAAATGAAATGGTTCTAGTGTGTGGAAAAGGAACAGGAAACCAGGTTGTAGAGGATAAGGTTGAAACTACTACTTACTATTATAATATTACAGATAATTTATATTACTATGAAAATCAGCTGAAATCTCCTATCTTAAAGGAGAGTATTTTTGAGAGTATTATAAAAGTGTCGGACAAACTAACAAGTATATTTGAAAAATATATAGATATAGAATTTTCTATAAAACATGATAAATTATATATACTTCAGGTTAGACCTATAACTACACTTGGAGATAAAGATGTTACAATACTTGATAATAGCAATATTGTTGAAAGCTATCCTAATATAACACTTCCACTTACAGATTCCTTTGTTAGTGAGGCTTATTATAGGGTGTTCAAGGCACTAGCCATGAGATGTTTTCCGAAAAGAGCATTAGTTGAAAAGTATGATACTGTTTTAAGAGAAATGGTGCATAGTGCAAATGGCAGAATGTATTATAAGATAAGTAATTGGTATACGGTTTTGAAGTTTTTGCCATTTAGGAAGAAAATAATACCTATATGGCAGGAAATGATGGGAGTAAATAATAAAGAACATGAAAAAAAAGGCAATGATATTACATTTCTTCAAAAGATTAAAATATATTTAAATGCCATACATGAAGCTTTCAATGTTACAAAAGAGATGGATAGATTAAATTTAAATTTTCTACAAGTAAAAAGGTACTTTAATGAAGAGTATAAAGAGGATTTAAGTAATGAAGAATTAGTTGATTTGTATGATAGTGTAGCTAAAATTTTATTAAAAAATTGGGATATAACCTTATTAAATGATATATATGCATTTGTATTTACTGGTTTATTAAAGGCTGAACTAGAAAAACTAAAGCTTAAGAATCTTGAGTTTGAAACTAATAAGTATATTTCAGGAATTAGCAATATTGAAAGCCTAAAACCAATTAAAAGTTTGATTGAACTTTCAATATATGTATCTAGTGATGATAAATTAATTGGAGAGTTAAGTGAATTAAACAGCAATGATATGGTTTGTAAATATTTAAAAAACACTTCTTCTGATTTTGTAGAAAAATTTGAAGGATACATAGATGCGTATGGAGATCGAGCTTTAGAGGAATTGAAATTAGAAAGCAAAACTTTTAGGACTTCGCCTATACTTTTGGTTGATAAAATTTTGGAATATACAAGGGATAAGGATAGGTTAGAAGATAGATATCAAACGTTATGTAATAAATCTGAAAGTTTTATATCGAAAGAAATGTTTGATAAATGCGGTTTTGTGGATAAAAAACTGATTAAGCTATTTAGTTCAAAGGCTCTTATTGGAATAAAAAACAGAGAAAGCTCGAGATTAAACAGGAGCAGAGTTTATGGAATGGTTAGAAGTATATTTCTAGCTATAGGAAACAATCTTTTTAAGGACAGAAAAATAGATCATATAGAGGATATTTTTTACCTGTATACGGATGAAGTATTTGAATATATAAAAGGCAAAGAGTATGATTTTAAAAAGCTTGTAGAGTATAGAAAAAAAGAATATAAAATGTATGAAGAATTACCAGCTTACTCTAGGTTGATTTTTTCTGAGGAGATATTTAATAAAAATCACTTAAATATAAATTCTACACCAATAAGAGAAGACAAAAGTGGTATAGGTGGAATTCCGTGCTCTAATGGAGTGGTGGAGGGAGAAATAATTGTTATAGAAAACCCTAAGATGTCTAGAGATGTAAAAGATAAAATAATTGTTACTAAAATGACAGATCCCGGATGGGTATTTTTACTTACGCTAGCGAAGGGAATAATAACGGAGAAGGGCTCACTGCTTTCGCACACAGCTATTATTTCCCGGGAATTAAATATACCAGCAATTGTAGGCGTTAATAAGGTGACTAGTATTTTTAAAAGTGGCGATATGATAAGAATGGACGGAAGTACTGGAAAAATTGAGAGAGTGAGTGATGAAGCGTGTACCAAATAA
- a CDS encoding pectate lyase family protein: MGRRFSKRLLVAILASSMAISATFSANASTKYGKNYVSSVTKAVETSAVSILESEGSLESANVEWSPVQGAASYNVYYKAADALDSSYTKIDDELIRQYPSSFRADVLGLAAGNYVLKIVPVVNGVDAINEEATTQALTVKANKREGFAFSPASPMKTSSGGYNDDGTVASNAEILYITASNVNTVTENVVTNAKGTKTTCTGLVNILAGRQKGYDKSPLIIRMIGEIKASDITGLNEHTYIQLKGCYNVTFEGVGKDATAYGWGFLIRDARNLELRNVGIMMFGDDAISLDTDNQNIWVHNNDLFYGAAGHDADQVKGDGSCDIKQDSTFVSVSYNHFHDSGKSSLCGMQDTQNYYVTYHHNWFDHSDSRHPRIRVGSVHVYNNYFDGNAKYGVGVTKGASAFVEANYFRDCKYPMLSSLQGTDIFYDSKGDFSGEDGGMIKAYNNKIEGATRLVYANQDPIQFDAYLASSRNEVVPSTYKTLVGGTTYNNFDTSSVMYKYQPDSPDDVKESVTSYAGRVDGGDLIFNFTDADDTSSVINPDLMAKVKNYSSTLVSDGSKVVK; the protein is encoded by the coding sequence ATGGGAAGAAGATTTTCAAAGAGATTATTGGTGGCTATTTTAGCATCATCAATGGCAATAAGTGCAACTTTTAGCGCTAATGCTTCAACTAAATATGGAAAAAATTATGTGTCATCAGTAACTAAGGCGGTAGAGACATCAGCAGTATCTATATTAGAGAGTGAAGGTTCTTTAGAATCTGCTAATGTTGAATGGAGTCCAGTTCAAGGCGCTGCATCATATAATGTTTATTACAAGGCAGCAGATGCACTAGACTCTAGTTATACAAAAATTGATGATGAACTGATTAGACAATATCCGTCATCATTTAGAGCAGATGTATTAGGTTTAGCTGCTGGAAATTATGTATTAAAGATAGTTCCTGTTGTAAATGGTGTGGATGCTATTAATGAAGAAGCAACTACACAAGCCCTAACAGTAAAAGCAAATAAAAGAGAAGGGTTTGCATTTTCGCCTGCATCACCAATGAAGACAAGCTCAGGTGGATATAATGATGATGGTACAGTAGCAAGTAATGCTGAGATATTATATATTACAGCTAGTAATGTAAACACTGTAACTGAAAATGTTGTAACAAATGCAAAAGGAACTAAAACTACTTGTACAGGTCTTGTAAATATTTTAGCTGGACGTCAAAAAGGCTATGATAAAAGTCCACTTATTATTCGTATGATAGGCGAAATTAAGGCATCCGATATTACAGGACTTAATGAGCACACATATATACAGTTAAAAGGTTGTTATAATGTTACTTTTGAAGGTGTAGGTAAGGATGCTACAGCTTATGGTTGGGGATTTTTAATTCGTGATGCTCGTAATTTAGAACTTAGAAATGTAGGAATCATGATGTTTGGTGATGATGCAATATCACTTGACACAGATAATCAGAATATTTGGGTTCATAATAATGACCTTTTCTATGGTGCTGCAGGACATGATGCAGACCAAGTTAAAGGTGATGGATCTTGCGATATAAAACAAGACTCAACCTTTGTTTCAGTTTCTTACAACCACTTCCATGATTCTGGTAAATCATCACTTTGTGGTATGCAGGATACACAAAATTACTATGTGACATATCACCATAACTGGTTTGATCATTCTGATTCGAGACATCCTCGTATAAGGGTTGGATCAGTTCATGTTTATAATAACTATTTTGATGGAAATGCAAAATATGGAGTTGGTGTTACAAAGGGAGCTTCAGCATTTGTAGAAGCTAATTACTTTAGAGATTGCAAGTACCCAATGTTAAGCTCACTTCAGGGTACTGATATATTTTATGACAGCAAAGGAGATTTTTCAGGAGAAGACGGTGGTATGATAAAAGCATACAACAATAAAATAGAGGGGGCTACAAGACTTGTTTATGCAAATCAGGATCCTATTCAATTTGATGCGTATTTAGCTTCATCAAGAAATGAAGTTGTTCCAAGCACATATAAAACCTTAGTTGGAGGAACTACTTATAATAACTTTGATACAAGTTCAGTAATGTATAAGTATCAACCAGATTCACCAGACGATGTTAAGGAAAGTGTTACTAGTTATGCAGGAAGAGTTGATGGTGGAGATTTAATATTCAACTTTACTGATGCAGATGATACAAGTAGTGTGATAAATCCAGATTTAATGGCTAAAGTTAAAAATTATAGTTCTACTTTAGTATCAGATGGAAGTAAAGTTGTAAAATAA
- a CDS encoding methyl-accepting chemotaxis protein, which produces MNEKSGVNFRSIRVKLVAILLLLCLIPIMISGVYNYYKASELLSNQFQSSTLETLKAVSNSMDNYFSVFESEINLMAENPMLKNMDNDPRGAQGAYDLFESVMKSRNDILKVYIGEPNKNFVNCPKTKMPDSFDPTMRPWYKNALNKTGEIVYTGPYKAASTGKMVISLSKTIENNGKVVGVVSMDLSLDELSKKLSNTKIGQSGYIFVTDSNGVMISHPDKSLLGNNSTVTALSYWKDVKKTSSGFETYSYKGKQKYIVYNTDNRTGWKMMASMPTSELTSKTKSIQSAGITIFVLIAVIGTVIAIFVSRSITSKIIILKEIFKKASQGDLTAEVNIRTKDEFEELGNSFNVMTTKIGELILSLTSSSQVISKTSGDVNRMALETNNAVNEVATSIDQVAQGASETAHDIQSSVEAINNLAEKIDEIDKLTNDMISTSDKSNKLSNEGLEVMHSLTDKTEKNIEASKGVTSVVSAMKEETDKISMITDTINEIADQTNLLALNAAIEAARAGEAGKGFSVVADEIRKLAEQSTSATNEIQELISGIKDKTDSAVRSMELSNIIVGEQSEVVNDTKEIFNKILKCINEIIDQIKLVQSATIETNREKTQLIGRMHNISAVSEQSSASAEEVSATAEEVTAVMSEFTTSAGELNNLSSELEKQIKKFKI; this is translated from the coding sequence ATGAATGAAAAGTCAGGAGTGAATTTTAGAAGTATAAGAGTCAAACTGGTGGCAATATTGCTATTATTATGTTTAATACCAATTATGATTTCTGGAGTTTATAATTATTATAAGGCTAGTGAACTTTTATCAAATCAATTTCAATCCTCAACTTTGGAAACTTTAAAAGCAGTTAGTAACTCTATGGATAACTATTTTTCTGTATTTGAATCAGAAATAAATTTAATGGCTGAAAATCCTATGCTGAAAAATATGGATAATGATCCCAGGGGAGCACAAGGAGCATATGATTTATTTGAAAGTGTAATGAAAAGTAGAAATGATATTTTGAAAGTTTACATAGGGGAGCCAAATAAAAATTTTGTAAATTGCCCAAAGACTAAGATGCCAGATAGTTTTGATCCTACAATGAGACCATGGTATAAAAATGCTCTTAATAAAACAGGAGAGATAGTTTATACAGGTCCATATAAAGCTGCTAGTACGGGAAAGATGGTAATTTCATTGTCAAAGACTATTGAAAATAACGGCAAAGTTGTTGGAGTAGTATCAATGGATTTAAGTTTGGATGAATTATCAAAAAAACTATCTAACACAAAGATTGGACAATCTGGATATATATTTGTAACTGATTCAAATGGAGTTATGATTTCTCATCCGGATAAAAGTCTTCTTGGAAATAATTCTACAGTGACTGCTCTAAGTTACTGGAAGGATGTAAAAAAAACATCTAGTGGTTTTGAAACCTACAGTTATAAGGGCAAACAAAAATACATAGTTTATAATACAGATAATAGAACAGGATGGAAGATGATGGCATCCATGCCTACAAGTGAGTTAACATCTAAAACAAAGTCCATTCAAAGTGCTGGTATAACTATATTTGTTTTAATTGCAGTTATTGGAACAGTTATAGCAATTTTTGTAAGTAGAAGTATAACTTCGAAAATTATAATATTAAAGGAAATTTTTAAAAAAGCTTCTCAAGGAGATTTGACAGCTGAGGTTAATATAAGGACAAAAGATGAATTTGAGGAATTAGGAAATAGTTTTAATGTTATGACAACAAAAATAGGTGAATTAATATTGAGCTTAACCTCTTCCTCACAAGTAATATCTAAAACTTCTGGTGATGTAAATAGGATGGCTTTAGAAACGAATAATGCTGTAAATGAGGTAGCAACAAGCATAGATCAAGTTGCTCAAGGAGCATCTGAAACGGCTCATGATATACAATCTAGTGTGGAAGCTATTAATAATCTTGCTGAAAAAATAGATGAGATAGATAAATTGACAAATGATATGATTAGTACATCTGATAAGTCAAATAAATTGAGTAATGAAGGCTTAGAGGTTATGCATTCTCTTACAGATAAAACAGAAAAGAATATAGAGGCATCTAAAGGTGTAACTTCGGTTGTTTCGGCAATGAAAGAGGAAACTGATAAAATATCAATGATTACAGATACGATTAATGAAATAGCTGATCAAACCAATCTATTAGCATTGAATGCGGCAATTGAGGCAGCTAGGGCTGGAGAGGCTGGAAAAGGCTTTTCTGTAGTTGCAGATGAAATTCGAAAACTTGCAGAACAGTCTACTTCTGCAACTAATGAGATTCAAGAATTGATTTCAGGAATTAAGGATAAAACAGATAGTGCAGTAAGGTCAATGGAGCTATCTAATATAATTGTAGGTGAGCAAAGTGAGGTAGTTAATGATACAAAAGAGATATTTAATAAAATACTTAAGTGTATTAATGAAATTATTGATCAAATAAAATTGGTTCAGTCAGCAACAATTGAAACTAACAGGGAAAAGACTCAGTTAATCGGAAGAATGCACAACATATCAGCAGTTTCAGAACAGTCATCTGCAAGTGCAGAGGAGGTATCAGCTACAGCTGAAGAAGTAACAGCAGTAATGAGTGAATTTACAACTTCAGCAGGAGAATTAAATAATCTTTCTTCAGAATTAGAAAAGCAAATTAAAAAATTTAAAATATAA
- a CDS encoding cold-shock protein has translation MTGTVKWFNGEKGFGFITGEDGNDVFAHYSQINVDGYKTLEEGQKVSYDVVKGPKGLQAENITLA, from the coding sequence ATGACTGGTACAGTTAAATGGTTTAATGGAGAAAAAGGTTTTGGATTTATTACAGGAGAAGATGGAAACGATGTTTTCGCTCACTATTCTCAAATAAATGTAGATGGATACAAAACTCTTGAAGAAGGTCAAAAAGTTTCTTATGATGTTGTTAAGGGACCAAAAGGACTTCAAGCTGAAAATATTACACTTGCATAA
- a CDS encoding HypC/HybG/HupF family hydrogenase formation chaperone: MCLAVPGEVLKISDCRGVVKVGNLKREVFMHLVPEVKIGQYVLIHAGCAIEIIDEKAAKETLEILRKLSDD, from the coding sequence ATGTGTTTGGCTGTTCCAGGAGAAGTTTTGAAAATAAGTGATTGTAGGGGTGTTGTTAAAGTTGGAAATTTAAAGAGAGAGGTGTTTATGCATCTTGTCCCTGAGGTTAAGATTGGACAATATGTTTTAATTCATGCGGGCTGTGCAATTGAAATAATTGATGAAAAGGCAGCAAAAGAAACTCTTGAGATTTTAAGGAAGTTATCAGACGATTAA
- the hypE gene encoding hydrogenase expression/formation protein HypE: MENKILLSHGSGGKQTSSLINNLFVKYFDNNIIKAMNDSAQIKLVGTRIAFTTDSFVISPQFFKGGDIGKLAVCGTVNDLSVSGARPCYLTSAFIIEEGYSMESLELIVKSMAETAKKAGVKIVAGDTKVVEKGNVDGVYINTTGIGELYNNINISASRAEVGDLIIVNGNIGEHGMSIMCERSGIDIYGELKSDCDPLNELVGCMLKVCKDIHVIRDATRGGIAAVLNEIAEASDVSVELNYENIPVSEEVKGACELLGLDPLYIANEGKLCCFVPKEYALNVLKEMKKNVLGKNAAIIGKVVEETHYKVYLKTVVGGKRIVDMSSGEQFPRIC; the protein is encoded by the coding sequence ATGGAGAATAAGATATTATTAAGCCATGGAAGTGGTGGTAAACAAACTAGTAGTCTAATAAATAATTTGTTTGTGAAATATTTTGATAATAATATTATAAAAGCGATGAATGATTCTGCACAAATAAAGTTAGTTGGTACTAGAATTGCATTTACAACAGATTCGTTTGTCATTTCTCCGCAGTTTTTTAAGGGAGGGGATATCGGTAAACTTGCAGTGTGTGGAACAGTAAATGATTTATCAGTAAGTGGTGCAAGACCATGTTATCTAACAAGTGCATTTATTATAGAAGAAGGATATTCAATGGAAAGCCTTGAGCTCATTGTAAAATCTATGGCCGAAACTGCTAAAAAAGCAGGAGTTAAAATTGTGGCTGGAGATACTAAGGTGGTTGAAAAGGGAAATGTAGATGGTGTGTATATAAATACTACAGGCATAGGGGAGCTGTATAATAATATAAATATTAGTGCTAGTAGGGCAGAGGTTGGAGATTTAATTATTGTGAATGGAAATATTGGAGAACATGGTATGAGTATTATGTGTGAAAGAAGTGGAATAGATATATATGGAGAATTGAAAAGTGATTGTGATCCTTTAAATGAATTAGTAGGTTGTATGCTCAAGGTATGTAAAGATATTCATGTTATCAGAGATGCTACTAGAGGGGGCATTGCAGCAGTTTTAAATGAAATAGCAGAAGCTAGTGATGTATCTGTTGAGCTTAATTATGAGAATATACCTGTAAGTGAGGAAGTAAAGGGAGCGTGTGAATTACTTGGTTTAGATCCATTATATATTGCTAATGAGGGGAAGCTTTGTTGTTTTGTACCCAAAGAATATGCACTAAATGTGCTTAAAGAGATGAAAAAGAATGTATTGGGCAAGAATGCTGCTATTATTGGAAAAGTAGTTGAAGAAACTCATTATAAGGTATATTTGAAAACTGTTGTTGGAGGAAAGAGAATAGTAGATATGTCGTCTGGTGAACAGTTCCCTAGAATATGTTAA